Within the Hemitrygon akajei unplaced genomic scaffold, sHemAka1.3 Scf000039, whole genome shotgun sequence genome, the region actgtgggaaagaatTCACGCGCTCATATGATTTAAAAatacatcaacgagttcacacgggggagaaaccattcacctgctcagattgtgggaaggaatTTGCACGGTCATCTGACTTGAAAGTTCATCAACGACTCCATCGCGGGGAGAAGCCATTTACCTGCtccgaatgtgggaagagattcactcgatcatctcacctactgacacaccagttagttcacactggggagaaaccattcacctgctcagactgtgggaaggaattcattTGGTCATCTGACTTGAAagttcatcagcgagttcacactggggagaggccattcatctgttttgaatgtgggaagggatttactcggtcttctcaactgaaggaacatcggcgaattcacactggggagaaaccgttcaaatgctcagactgtgggaaggaattcagtcggtcatctcaactgaacaaacatcagcgagttcacactgaggagaggCCTTTCACGTCACCCTCCACCATCCACCCCAGCAcattcaggtgacagctgacccCAGAAAGACACCGACCGTGGCAGGTGGCGGGGCTCACAAAACCCTCCACAATCCACCTTGAGAcattcaggtgacagctgacccCAGAAAGACACCGACTGTGGCAGGTGGCGGGGCTCACAAAACACATTCACCCTGGCTGACTTTTCTTATAACCTCCCGATTtgcacagttatcttgactaaaCCGCTTCCTACCTTCCTATCtttaccccccccctccccattaatctccccCGTTTAATATTCCTTGCCAACAAGGGAAGTTCTACGAGCTCCCATTTACTTCCATCCTCAGCTCCATTCTGGATCAcaagtgaagcaacacttcacctgggaGTCTGTCAGGTTGATCTACTCTATCtgatgctcccagtgcagcctcctctacatcagggAGACCCAATCCAGACCCGGAGTCCACTTTGCAATTACATTCGCTCTGTCtgcaacaaacggtcacagacgagcgaaagtctgcagatgctggaaatccagtcaaCACTCACAAAAACTTCTCAATGATTTAAAGTTCCCTGCCccaatcatcttattttcacagAGGGTACCCAGTCCATATACACATCCATATACACCTCCATATACCCAGTCCatgtacacctccccctcccaccaggaaagtcacagagctctccatttccctctggacaccagacccaacgagttcctctccaccaccactctcctgctCTTTGTTTCGCTTGTCTTCTTTGTTTGAGCTGAGCTGTACTGTCACTTCTTTCTGTCATCTTGCAGTGAACTGGTGTTAATCACATTAGTGAAAGATTTGGAGAGAACGTAGGTCGGGCAGTACGTGAGGTTGTGGCTGACACCGAAACAGGTGTGTGGGGAAAGTGAGGGCTGTCTACAATGGGACAGAGACCAGCTGGCAAAGTGGGCTCAGGAACGGCAGGTGGAACTTAACTGGGACAAGCAAAATGTGATTGACTTTGGGAAGTTATAACAGAGCAGAACACACAGAGTGAATGACAGGGCCCagggagaggggcagagggaTACAAGTCcagagttccctgaaagtggtgacacatgtggacagggtggtgaCGAAGGTGTGGACGGGTTCTTGTGCTGTGTAAATCTGTGACTCTTAGTGTAAATGGTCTTGTCATTGTCCAGTTGTAAGCTGGTGAATTTACTTCCTCCTTCTTCTCTTAGAGAGACAAGAGTACTGGAAACCGTGCCATCTGGGTGAGCGCAGGGAAACGCAGCATTTCACTGTACGAGCCAGCGGTGAAGCTGTGAGTGACCAGTCCACAATACAAGCCCGAGACAGCAGATGGTATTGTGAAGGTCAAATGCTTACGGCAATTAGTCGACACTGATAAGGAAGCCCATTATGTCGCAGACCATAACTTGGGAGAGAAAATACAGCAGAGTAAAGCTGATTTTGACAGCAAACAAAACCTTGGAGGTTGGAAAGATGACAGAAGGTTATGTTCTCAATACATTAACCGGGGCCTATCACATCTCTGAGATTTGCAAGGGCATGTCATGGCAGGTCAGAGCCAGTCTATCAAATCCAGACTGCTCCAGAGTCTTTAGGTTGGCATCATACGAACCCACTTGTAGATAGTTAATGTCCTCTGGAAGCTGAGGTCCACAGGCACGTTGTCAATGGGAAGCTCTGGGTGGAGATAGCTGAGGTCCACAGGCACGTTGTCAATGGGATGCTCTGGGTGGAGATAGCTGAGGTCCACAGGCACATTGTCAATGGGAAGCTCTGGGTGGAGATAGCTGAGGTCCACAGGCACGTTGTCAATGGGATGCTGTGGGTGGAGATAGCTGAGGTCCACAGGCACGTTGTCAATGGGAAGCTCTGGGTGGAGATAGCTGAGGTCCACAGGCACGTTGTCAATGGGATGCTGTGGGTGGAGATAGCTGAGGTCCACAGGCACGTTGTCAATGGGATGCTGTGGGTGGAGATAGCTGAGGTCCACAGGCACGTTGTCAATGGGATGCTGTGGGTGGAGATAGCTGAGGTCCACAGGCACGTTGTCAATGGGATGCTGTGGG harbors:
- the LOC140720285 gene encoding uncharacterized protein, producing the protein MPFICSDCGKGFTHFSTLQRHQQVHTGEKPFSCSDCGEGFTQSSHILTHKLVHTWNRPFTCSEFGKGFIRSNQLLSHHFVHTGEWPFTCSKCGKGFTQSPALLKDYGIHTGKRPFTCSDCGKGFTRPSHLLTHQLVHTGEKPFTCSDCGKEFTRSYNLKVHQRIHTGEKPYTCSDCGKEFTRSYDLKIHQRVHTGEKPFTCSDCGKEFARSSDLKVHQRLHRGEKPFTCSECGKRFTRSSHLLTHQLVHTGEKPFTCSDCGKEFIWSSDLKVHQRVHTGERPFICFECGKGFTRSSQLKEHRRIHTGEKPFKCSDCGKEFSRSSQLNKHQRVHTEERPFTSPSTIHPSTFRETRVLETVPSG